The Trichocoleus sp. FACHB-46 genome contains a region encoding:
- the gnd gene encoding phosphogluconate dehydrogenase (NAD(+)-dependent, decarboxylating), whose protein sequence is MQLGVIGLGRMGANIVRRLLRNNHECVVFNRSPNKVKQLASEGAIGAYTLDDLVQKLDKPRAIWLMVPAGDPTEDIVMELAQKLEAGDILIDGGNSYYIDDIRRANALESKGIHYVDIGTSGGVWGLERGYCMMIGGPETAVQHLDPILKTLAPGVGTIDRTPSREKVSGTAEQGYLHCGSSGAGHFVKMVHNGIEYGIMAAYAEGLNILHHANVGKQQRAASAESTPLRNPEHYQYDFNLPDVAEVWRRGSVIASWLLDLTAIALLQDPHLSTFAGRISDSGEGRWTITAAIDEGAPAPVLSAAVYQRFSSRGEDEFATKLLSAMRYQFGGHIEEHAEISS, encoded by the coding sequence ATGCAACTTGGTGTCATTGGTCTAGGGCGTATGGGCGCAAATATTGTCCGCCGCTTGCTACGAAATAATCATGAATGTGTTGTGTTCAACCGCTCACCCAATAAAGTGAAACAACTCGCATCGGAAGGGGCGATCGGAGCTTACACCCTGGATGATCTTGTCCAAAAGCTCGATAAACCTCGTGCGATCTGGCTGATGGTGCCCGCCGGAGATCCCACTGAAGACATAGTGATGGAATTAGCTCAGAAGCTAGAAGCAGGCGACATTCTGATTGATGGTGGCAATTCTTATTACATTGATGATATTCGCCGGGCAAATGCGCTTGAATCCAAGGGAATTCATTACGTTGACATTGGAACCAGCGGCGGAGTGTGGGGGCTAGAACGTGGCTATTGCATGATGATTGGGGGACCGGAAACGGCTGTACAACATCTTGATCCCATTCTCAAAACTTTGGCACCCGGAGTTGGAACCATTGATCGCACCCCCAGTCGAGAAAAAGTAAGTGGTACGGCTGAGCAAGGCTATTTGCACTGTGGTTCCAGTGGTGCGGGTCATTTCGTCAAGATGGTGCATAACGGCATCGAATACGGAATCATGGCAGCCTACGCCGAGGGACTCAATATTTTGCATCACGCGAATGTAGGTAAACAGCAGCGGGCTGCCAGTGCTGAATCAACACCGCTCCGTAATCCAGAACACTACCAATACGACTTCAATTTGCCAGACGTTGCTGAGGTCTGGCGGCGCGGTAGCGTCATTGCTTCTTGGCTGCTGGATTTAACTGCGATCGCTCTGCTGCAAGACCCTCATCTCTCTACCTTTGCCGGTCGAATATCTGATTCAGGAGAAGGACGCTGGACGATTACAGCAGCGATCGATGAAGGTGCTCCCGCGCCCGTGCTGAGTGCTGCTGTCTATCAGCGCTTTAGCTCTAGAGGTGAGGATGAATTTGCAACTAAGTTGCTTTCTGCCATGCGCTATCAGTTCGGTGGACACATTGAAGAACATGCGGAGATTTCATCATGA
- a CDS encoding bifunctional transaldolase/phosoglucose isomerase yields the protein MVTLQASQPKNPLQSLQSYGQSVWLDYIRRSLISSGELQHLIDKDGLQGVTSNPSIFEKAIAGSTDYDSALSTIEQSHDRDAMSLYETFAIADIQATADLLKPIYEQTKWRDGYISLEVSPYLADDTQQSISEARRLWQAVDRPNVMIKVPATSAGIPAIQQLISEGINVNVTLLFAQDVYEQVANAFITGLELLAAKDGDIRRIASVASFFVSRIDNAVDNLITAQLKTVTDAAQRDVLRGLLGKVAIANAKLAYQRYQTIYQSSRWQKLSSQGAQTQRLLWASTGTKNPQYSDVRYVEELIGFDTVNTVPPATLSVFRAHGQPRSSLTESLDEARSTLANLQQAGISLQQVTDQLLAEGLQLFRNAFDQLLSVVEEKRTAILGNKLNSLTYKLPEPLNKAVQASLDDWQQNGKIRRLWAQDATLWTGTDENKWLGWLGITEDQLAHIDHLKQLAQEVQDLEFTHVLLLGMGGSSLCPEVMKLTFGNKQGFPELLVLDSTDPAQIKAIERQIDLTRTLFIVSSKSGSTLEPNIFKQYFFDQVQKLLGAESAGNRFIAVTDPGSKLQHIAEGDDFRHLFFGVPSIGGRYSALSNFGMVPAAAMGVDVAKFLDTAEVMVHSCAPSVPAKENPGVVLGNILGVLANQGRDKVTLSMSPGIADLGAWLEQLLAESTGKEGKGLIPVDQEPLGNPSVYGDDRIFAYIRLESAADSAQDAAVTALEQAGQPVVRISIADPYQIGQEFFRWEIATAVAGSIMGIHAFNQPDVEASKIVTHQLTTEYEKSGTLPSETPIAIEAGIQLFTDSKNASVLSKAAGTDQSLGSYLRAHLNQLKPGDYCTLLAYIDRNDAHQIQLQIIRETIRDAKKVATCLGFGPPFLHSTGQAYKGGPNSGVFLQITCDDATDILVPQQKYTFGVVKAAQARGDFQVLADRDRRALRIHLSKDVQAGLSTLQTIIEQIL from the coding sequence ATGGTTACTTTACAAGCATCACAACCCAAAAACCCTTTGCAATCCCTCCAATCCTATGGGCAATCGGTTTGGTTAGACTATATTCGTCGCAGTTTAATTAGCAGTGGTGAACTCCAACATTTAATTGACAAAGATGGATTGCAAGGTGTGACTTCAAATCCTTCGATCTTTGAAAAAGCGATCGCAGGTAGCACCGATTATGACAGCGCTTTGTCAACCATTGAACAAAGCCACGATCGAGATGCCATGTCGCTCTATGAAACCTTCGCCATTGCCGATATTCAAGCAACGGCAGACCTCTTGAAACCGATTTATGAGCAAACCAAGTGGCGTGATGGTTACATTAGTCTAGAAGTTTCCCCCTATTTGGCAGATGATACACAGCAAAGCATTTCTGAAGCCCGCCGACTATGGCAGGCAGTGGATCGTCCCAATGTGATGATTAAAGTGCCTGCAACCTCGGCTGGGATTCCCGCCATTCAACAACTCATTAGTGAAGGCATTAATGTGAATGTGACGCTGCTGTTTGCTCAGGATGTTTATGAGCAGGTTGCCAATGCCTTCATTACTGGTTTAGAGCTACTGGCGGCAAAAGATGGAGACATCAGGCGCATTGCCAGCGTCGCTAGCTTCTTTGTGAGCCGAATTGATAACGCTGTTGACAACCTAATCACGGCTCAACTCAAAACTGTTACCGATGCAGCGCAGCGTGATGTGCTCCGAGGCTTATTGGGCAAAGTGGCGATCGCCAATGCTAAACTCGCTTATCAGCGTTATCAAACCATTTATCAATCGAGCCGCTGGCAGAAGTTATCCAGTCAAGGGGCACAAACCCAGCGATTGTTATGGGCAAGTACAGGAACAAAGAATCCCCAATACAGCGATGTGCGGTATGTCGAGGAATTGATTGGCTTTGACACGGTAAATACAGTTCCGCCAGCCACGCTATCTGTCTTCCGCGCTCATGGGCAGCCGAGGTCTAGTTTGACTGAAAGTCTGGATGAGGCTCGATCGACCCTAGCAAACCTACAGCAAGCGGGAATCTCTTTACAACAGGTGACAGATCAATTATTGGCAGAAGGTTTACAACTTTTCAGGAATGCCTTTGACCAATTGTTGAGTGTTGTCGAAGAAAAACGAACCGCGATTCTGGGCAACAAGCTTAACTCGCTCACCTATAAACTGCCCGAACCTTTGAACAAAGCTGTGCAAGCGTCTCTAGACGATTGGCAGCAGAACGGTAAGATTCGTCGTCTATGGGCGCAGGATGCAACGCTGTGGACAGGTACGGATGAAAACAAGTGGTTGGGCTGGCTCGGCATTACCGAAGACCAACTGGCGCACATTGACCACCTGAAGCAATTGGCGCAAGAGGTTCAAGACCTGGAGTTTACTCATGTATTGCTACTGGGGATGGGTGGCTCGTCGCTCTGCCCAGAGGTGATGAAGCTGACCTTTGGTAACAAACAAGGCTTTCCAGAACTGCTGGTGCTTGATTCCACTGATCCAGCTCAAATCAAGGCGATCGAACGTCAAATTGACCTCACTCGAACCTTGTTCATTGTGTCGAGTAAGTCTGGCAGCACGTTAGAGCCCAATATCTTTAAGCAGTATTTCTTTGATCAAGTGCAGAAACTTTTGGGTGCAGAGTCGGCAGGCAACCGCTTCATTGCCGTGACTGATCCGGGTTCTAAACTGCAACACATTGCCGAAGGCGATGACTTCCGCCATCTCTTCTTTGGTGTACCCAGTATTGGCGGTCGCTACTCTGCTCTATCGAACTTCGGCATGGTGCCTGCGGCAGCAATGGGAGTGGATGTGGCAAAGTTCCTCGATACGGCTGAAGTAATGGTACATTCCTGTGCGCCATCAGTTCCAGCCAAAGAGAACCCGGGCGTTGTCTTAGGCAATATTCTGGGCGTGTTGGCAAACCAGGGACGAGATAAAGTAACGCTGAGTATGTCACCAGGAATTGCAGATTTAGGTGCCTGGCTAGAGCAACTACTGGCAGAGTCTACAGGCAAAGAGGGTAAGGGATTAATTCCCGTGGATCAAGAACCGCTAGGTAATCCATCAGTCTATGGAGATGATCGCATCTTTGCCTACATTCGCCTAGAGTCTGCGGCTGACTCAGCTCAGGATGCAGCCGTTACAGCGTTAGAGCAAGCAGGACAACCTGTCGTTCGTATTTCCATTGCCGATCCTTATCAAATTGGTCAAGAGTTCTTCCGGTGGGAGATTGCAACAGCCGTGGCAGGTTCCATCATGGGTATCCATGCCTTCAATCAACCAGATGTGGAAGCCAGCAAAATTGTGACTCATCAGTTAACGACAGAGTATGAAAAATCTGGCACTCTTCCATCGGAAACACCGATCGCGATTGAAGCAGGCATTCAACTATTTACAGATTCCAAAAATGCGTCGGTGCTGTCTAAGGCAGCAGGAACTGATCAATCGTTAGGTAGCTACCTGCGTGCTCACCTCAATCAACTAAAGCCAGGAGATTACTGTACGCTTCTGGCATACATCGATCGCAATGATGCCCATCAAATCCAATTGCAAATAATCCGAGAAACCATTCGAGATGCGAAGAAAGTGGCAACCTGCTTAGGGTTTGGTCCTCCCTTTTTGCACTCTACCGGACAGGCGTATAAAGGTGGACCGAATAGCGGTGTGTTTCTCCAAATCACCTGTGATGATGCAACAGATATTCTAGTTCCTCAGCAGAAATATACGTTTGGTGTGGTGAAAGCCGCTCAAGCACGGGGAGATTTTCAGGTTTTAGCAGACCGCGATCGCCGGGCACTGCGAATTCATCTCAGCAAGGATGTGCAAGCAGGGCTATCTACACTGCAAACGATAATCGAGCAAATTCTGTAA
- the tkt gene encoding transketolase, whose product MIAQTQASNQTQLDELCVNTIRTLSMDAVQQANSGHPGTPMALAPVAYCLWQRFLRFDPDDPIWANRDRFVLSNGHASMLLYSLLYLTGVKAVNAKYEQLGEPSVTLDDIKHFRQLDSKCPGHPEYRWTSGIETTTGPLGQGVATSVGMAIARQWMAQHFNRPNFELFNYNVYALCGDGCMMEGISNEAASLAGHLKLSNLCWIYDNNHITIEGNTHLTFSDDIGTRFLAYGWNLIRVSDANDLEMLERAFQTFQETHDRPTLIIVDSHIGYGAPHRHDTSAAHGDPLGEEEIRLTKRNYGWSEDAKFLVPEGVQAHFQKHLGQRGHRLRQGWMQTFAEYSAKYPDLADQLYKMQHRQLPDDWETALPTFPADVKGLGGRDASASVLNAIAQQIPWLIGGAADLAPSTKTRLTFEGAGDFSADDRSGRNFHFGIREHAMAAILNGLSLSKVRAYGSGFFIFSDYCRPSIRLSALMEIPVIYIFTHDSIGVGEDGPTHQPVEQLASLRAIPGLITLRPADANEVVEAWRVIMQLQHQPVVLVLSRQALPTLDRTQYAAASGLAKGAYILADAENGKPDVLLLATGSEVSLCIAAYEQLKTEGIKARVVSMPSWELFEQQNQDYRDSVIPPSITARVCVEQASTFGWGEYVGSRGARIVMHTFGASAPLKELQRKFGFTPDKVVTAAKAQLAS is encoded by the coding sequence GTGATTGCCCAAACTCAAGCTTCAAATCAAACACAACTCGATGAGCTATGCGTTAACACGATTCGAACCTTATCGATGGACGCGGTGCAGCAGGCAAACTCTGGGCATCCAGGTACACCAATGGCATTAGCTCCCGTTGCTTACTGTTTGTGGCAGCGATTTTTACGGTTCGATCCCGATGATCCGATCTGGGCAAATCGCGATCGCTTTGTTTTATCGAACGGTCATGCTTCAATGCTGCTGTATTCGTTGTTGTATTTGACGGGTGTCAAAGCTGTTAATGCAAAGTACGAACAATTAGGTGAACCCTCCGTTACGCTCGATGATATTAAGCACTTCCGCCAACTGGATAGCAAATGTCCTGGACATCCTGAATATCGCTGGACTTCTGGCATTGAAACGACTACAGGACCATTGGGACAGGGTGTGGCGACAAGTGTAGGAATGGCGATCGCCAGACAATGGATGGCACAACACTTTAATCGTCCTAACTTTGAGTTATTTAACTACAACGTCTACGCCCTGTGTGGCGATGGCTGCATGATGGAGGGTATTTCCAACGAAGCCGCTTCTCTAGCTGGGCATTTAAAACTCTCCAATCTCTGCTGGATTTATGATAACAACCACATCACGATCGAGGGGAATACCCATCTCACCTTTAGTGATGATATAGGCACTCGTTTTCTAGCTTACGGTTGGAACCTCATTCGAGTCAGTGATGCTAATGATTTAGAGATGCTGGAGCGAGCATTTCAAACTTTTCAGGAAACACACGATCGCCCCACGCTAATTATTGTCGATAGCCACATTGGCTATGGTGCGCCACATAGACATGATACCAGTGCAGCCCACGGGGACCCGCTAGGGGAAGAGGAAATTCGGTTAACGAAACGCAATTACGGCTGGTCTGAAGATGCTAAGTTTTTGGTACCGGAGGGCGTACAAGCGCACTTTCAAAAGCACTTGGGGCAACGAGGACATCGTCTGCGCCAAGGGTGGATGCAAACCTTTGCTGAGTACAGTGCCAAATATCCAGATCTGGCAGACCAACTCTATAAGATGCAGCATCGCCAACTTCCTGATGATTGGGAAACCGCACTGCCAACGTTTCCTGCTGATGTCAAAGGGCTAGGGGGACGGGATGCCTCTGCCAGCGTGCTGAATGCGATCGCTCAGCAGATCCCCTGGTTAATTGGTGGTGCTGCCGATCTGGCTCCCTCAACGAAAACACGGCTCACCTTTGAGGGCGCGGGTGATTTTAGTGCAGACGATCGCAGTGGGCGTAACTTCCACTTTGGCATCCGCGAACATGCAATGGCAGCAATCCTCAACGGACTTTCATTGAGTAAAGTCCGTGCCTATGGCTCTGGATTCTTTATTTTCAGCGATTACTGTCGTCCCTCCATTCGCCTCAGTGCGCTGATGGAAATTCCGGTCATCTACATCTTCACGCATGACTCGATCGGGGTTGGCGAAGATGGTCCCACCCATCAACCCGTTGAACAGTTGGCATCACTGCGAGCAATTCCGGGATTGATTACTCTGCGACCTGCCGACGCTAATGAAGTCGTAGAAGCTTGGCGAGTAATTATGCAATTGCAGCATCAACCTGTGGTGCTGGTGTTGTCTCGACAGGCATTACCGACGCTCGATCGTACCCAGTATGCGGCGGCATCCGGTTTGGCTAAAGGGGCTTATATTCTGGCAGATGCGGAGAACGGCAAACCCGATGTATTACTGCTAGCAACCGGAAGCGAAGTTTCACTCTGCATTGCAGCGTATGAACAGCTTAAGACCGAAGGAATTAAGGCGCGAGTGGTGAGTATGCCTTCATGGGAGCTGTTTGAGCAGCAAAATCAGGACTACCGCGATAGTGTGATTCCACCCTCAATTACTGCCCGTGTTTGTGTGGAGCAAGCATCAACCTTTGGCTGGGGTGAGTATGTGGGTTCGAGAGGTGCCCGCATTGTTATGCACACGTTTGGGGCTTCAGCGCCTCTAAAAGAATTGCAGCGCAAGTTTGGCTTCACGCCTGACAAAGTTGTTACAGCCGCAAAAGCACAGTTAGCAAGTTGA
- the fabG gene encoding 3-oxoacyl-ACP reductase FabG: MKDKYVLLTGGTGGLGLGVTPVVLAQGALVTVPYRKAKEIGRIKDAISPTTQDRLQFTPADLQDEQAVQQLVDNMPRVDVLIHLVGGFAIGKTHEYPFADWQRDFGLNLNTTFLLCKHSLRRMLENGYGRIVTVGSRGAVEPGGQLAAYSASKAGVVALTKAIADETKGTNITANVVLPSIIDTPTNRGALGAENAHNWVKPESLAQVICFLASEAAQDVRGAAVPVYGSA; encoded by the coding sequence ATGAAAGACAAGTATGTGTTACTGACAGGAGGCACTGGGGGGTTGGGGTTAGGTGTCACTCCTGTTGTATTAGCACAAGGTGCGCTCGTCACAGTGCCTTATCGCAAAGCGAAAGAAATAGGGCGGATCAAAGATGCTATCTCCCCCACTACTCAAGACAGACTCCAATTTACTCCTGCTGATCTGCAAGATGAGCAAGCTGTTCAACAGCTAGTAGATAATATGCCGCGAGTCGATGTGTTGATCCATTTGGTTGGGGGTTTTGCGATCGGTAAAACCCATGAGTATCCTTTTGCTGATTGGCAACGGGACTTCGGGTTAAATCTCAACACAACCTTTTTACTCTGCAAGCATAGTCTACGACGTATGTTAGAGAACGGGTATGGACGGATTGTCACGGTTGGCTCCCGGGGGGCTGTAGAACCAGGCGGACAACTCGCAGCTTATAGTGCTTCCAAAGCTGGAGTGGTTGCCCTAACTAAGGCGATCGCTGATGAAACCAAAGGAACCAACATTACAGCCAATGTGGTTTTACCCAGCATTATTGATACCCCTACCAATCGAGGAGCATTGGGAGCTGAGAATGCGCACAACTGGGTTAAACCTGAATCTTTAGCTCAAGTGATTTGTTTCTTAGCATCTGAAGCGGCTCAAGATGTTCGAGGGGCAGCAGTTCCAGTCTATGGCAGTGCTTAA